GCTGGCACGTGCGTGTGCAGCTCGGCGAGCATGGCCCCGTCAGGCTCGGTCGCGGTGACCGTGAGCCCCCGTTGAGCGAAAAGGCGGGTTGCCTTCCCTGTCCCGGCGCCGATCTCGAGCGCCGTCCGAACAGGCTGACCCGCGTACGTCATCACCATGTCGAAGAGCTCCACGGGATATCCCGGCCGAAATCGTTCGTAGGCCGCCACCATCGTTCCGAAGCTCAGTGCGCGACCAGACATGGGAGCATGCTGACACGATCTGCACCGACGATGCCCGCTCATTTTGCGCGACGCAGCCGGGTCTCGACATCCTGAGCGCCGACGCGCAAATGCTCAGGACGAACGCAGGAACGCAACGAGCGCGACCACGCCCACGACCACGATGATCCCGCGCAACCAGGCGTCGGGCAGCCGGCGGCCGACCCTGGCACCGATCTGTGCGCCCACGATCGAGCCGGCGGCGATGAGCAGCACGACCTGCCAGTCGACGTGCGCAAGGAAGACGAACAGCAGTCCGGCGACGGCGTTGACGATGGTGGCGAGCACGTTCTTGACGGCGTTGAGGCGCTGCAGGGACTCGTCGATGCCGATGCCCATGATCGCCATCAGCAGGATGCCCTGAGCGGCGCCGAAGTAGCCGCCGTACACACCGGCGACCAGGACGAGCGGCCACACCCACCACGCGCCGTTCTCGGGAAGTCCTCCCGCGGACTCGTGCCGCTGGGCGACCCAGGCCGAGAGACGGGGTCCGAAGACCACGAGCACGAGGCCGAGCACGATCAGCACGGGCACGATCGCGGTGAACGCACCTTCGGGCAGCCCGAGCAGGAGTACGGCGCCCGCCAGGCCGCCAAGCAGCGACGCGCCGGCCAGCCGCAACACCCGTCGGCGCTGTCCGACGAGCTCACGCCGGTAGCCCACGGAGCCGGAGATCGACCCCGGCACCAGGCCGATCGTGTTGGACACGTTGGCCGTCACCGGGGGTACGCCGAAGGCCAGCAGGGTCGGGAACGTGATCAGCGTTCCCGACCCCACCACCGTGTTGATGGCGCCGGCCGCGACGCCAGCAAGGAGGATTGCGGCGGCTTCGAACGGACTCACTGAGCGGGCGGCACCTCACCCGGAGGAACCTCGCCCGGGGCGATGGCCGGGTCCGCCCCAGTGTCGACAGGCGGGGCGGAGCGGCCCGGGTTGGCGGCGCGCTCGGCCTCGGCGATCGCGGCCTCCACGGCGGCGTTGGTTTTGCGGAGCTCGCTGTCGGGCGTCGAGAGCTGCGGCTCTGACGGGCCCATGTCGACGCGCTTGAGCGGTCCGTCCACCTTGGCGGGGATGCCCGCGACCTGGTGGATCGACGAGCCCAGCCCCTCGAGGGCCTTGGTGATCTCGGACGGGATGACCCACACCTTGTTAGCGCTGCCCTCGGCGATCTTGGGCATCATCTGGAGGTACTGGTAGGCCAGCAGCGACTGGTCGGGCTGCCCGTCGTGGATCGCCTGGAAGACGGTCTGGATGGCCTGCCCCTCACCCTGGGCGCGCAGGATCTGCGACTCCCGGTCGGCCTGGGCACGCAGGATCAGCGACTCCCGGTCACCTTCGGCGTTGAGGATCGAGGACTGCTTGGAGCCCTCGGCCGTCAGGATCGCGGCCTGCCGCTGGCCCTCGGCGGTCAGGATCACCGCGCGCTTCTCACGGTCGGCGCGCATCTGCTTCTCCATCGAGTCCTTGATCGACGGCGGCGGATCGATGCCCTTGAGCTCGACCCGGTTGACGCGGATGCCCCACTTGCCGGTGGCCTCGTCGAGCACGCCACGCAGGCCGGAGTTGATCTGGTCGCGGCTGGTCAGCGTCTCCTCGAGGTCCATGCCACCGACGATGTTGCGGAGGGTGGTCATGGTGAGCTGTTCGATCGCCTGGATGTAGTTGGCGATCTCGTACGTCGCCGCCACCGGGTCGGTGACCTGGAAGTAGATGACGGTGTCGATCGAGACGACCAGGTTGTCCTCGGTGATCACCGGCTGCGGCGGGAACGACACGACCTGCTCACGCAGGTCGATCAGGTAGCGGAGCCGGTCGATGAACGGCATCAGGATGTTGAGGCCGGCGGGCAGCGTGCCCTTGTACTTGCCGAATCGTTCGACGATGCCGGCGCGGGCCTGCGGGACGATCCGCACGGTCTTCGCGAGCAGCACAATGACGAACAGCACCAGCAGCGCCAGCAAGATCAGGGCGATCTCCATGGACGTCTCCTTCTGGAAATGACGGGTGGTTCAGGACTCGAGCCGGGCGACGGGGTGTACGACGGCCGTGGCGCCGCGGATCGCCAGCACCTCGACGGTCTCGCCCGCCGTGATGCTGGTGGTGTCGTCGTACGGTTCGGCGGTCCAGAACTCCCCGGCGAGCTTGATCCGGCCCGGCGCCAGCCCCGAGATGTCCTCGGTGACGATGCCCTGCCTGCCAACCAGCTTGCCGTGCCCGAGCCGAAGCTCGGGCCCCCCGTGCAGACGCTTGACCATCGTCGGTCGCACCATCGCCAGCGCAGCCACCGAAGCGGCAGAGGCGGCAAGGATCTGGACGGCGACGTGGAGGTCGAGAACGGCCGCGACCATGCCCACCAGGGCACCGGCCGCGAGCATGATGAGGATGAGGTCGAGACTGAACATCTCGGCCACGCCCAGCACGATCGCAAGACCCAACCAGGTCTCCAAAGCGTGATCACGCAACCACTCCATGAGCCGACCCTATCCGGTGGACGGCTGCGTGACTGCAGGGATCAGACGGCGCGGCGTCCGTTGCGTCGGCGGGCGGCGAAGCGACCGTCGGACTCGGTCAGCACCAGCGGCATGGCGAAGGTCGCTGACAGCGCCTCCTCGGTCACCACCTCGTGCAACGGCCCCTGCGCGACGACCTTTCCATCGCGCAGCAGCAGCGCGTGGGTGAAGCCGGGCGGGATCTCCTCGACGTGGTGCGAGACCAGGATCGTGGCCGGCGAGTCGGCGTCGAGTGCGAGCACCGACAGGGTGCTGACGAGGTCTTCACGGCCGCCGAGGTCGAGGCCTGCGGCGGGTTCGTCGAGCAGCAGGAGCTCGGGGTCGGTCATCAGTGCCCGGGCGATCTGTACCCGCTTGCGCTCGCCCTCGCTCAGCGTCCCGAACGTGCGCTCAGCCAGGTGGGCCACGCCCACCTCGACGAGCAGGCTGTGCGCCCGGTCGTGGTCGAGGGCGTCGTAGCTCTCGCGCCAGCGCCCCACCACGCCGTACGACGCGGACACGACGA
This is a stretch of genomic DNA from Nocardioides sp. InS609-2. It encodes these proteins:
- a CDS encoding sulfite exporter TauE/SafE family protein, with protein sequence MSPFEAAAILLAGVAAGAINTVVGSGTLITFPTLLAFGVPPVTANVSNTIGLVPGSISGSVGYRRELVGQRRRVLRLAGASLLGGLAGAVLLLGLPEGAFTAIVPVLIVLGLVLVVFGPRLSAWVAQRHESAGGLPENGAWWVWPLVLVAGVYGGYFGAAQGILLMAIMGIGIDESLQRLNAVKNVLATIVNAVAGLLFVFLAHVDWQVVLLIAAGSIVGAQIGARVGRRLPDAWLRGIIVVVGVVALVAFLRSS
- a CDS encoding SPFH domain-containing protein — its product is MEIALILLALLVLFVIVLLAKTVRIVPQARAGIVERFGKYKGTLPAGLNILMPFIDRLRYLIDLREQVVSFPPQPVITEDNLVVSIDTVIYFQVTDPVAATYEIANYIQAIEQLTMTTLRNIVGGMDLEETLTSRDQINSGLRGVLDEATGKWGIRVNRVELKGIDPPPSIKDSMEKQMRADREKRAVILTAEGQRQAAILTAEGSKQSSILNAEGDRESLILRAQADRESQILRAQGEGQAIQTVFQAIHDGQPDQSLLAYQYLQMMPKIAEGSANKVWVIPSEITKALEGLGSSIHQVAGIPAKVDGPLKRVDMGPSEPQLSTPDSELRKTNAAVEAAIAEAERAANPGRSAPPVDTGADPAIAPGEVPPGEVPPAQ
- a CDS encoding NfeD family protein; protein product: MEWLRDHALETWLGLAIVLGVAEMFSLDLILIMLAAGALVGMVAAVLDLHVAVQILAASAASVAALAMVRPTMVKRLHGGPELRLGHGKLVGRQGIVTEDISGLAPGRIKLAGEFWTAEPYDDTTSITAGETVEVLAIRGATAVVHPVARLES
- a CDS encoding ABC transporter ATP-binding protein; this translates as MSAVLEFADVSVRRGPADKPATLLDGIDWAVEEDERWVILGPNGAGKTTLLQVAAAQIHPTGGVVGILGEVLGTVDVFELRPRIGLTSAALAERVPRSELVRDVVVSASYGVVGRWRESYDALDHDRAHSLLVEVGVAHLAERTFGTLSEGERKRVQIARALMTDPELLLLDEPAAGLDLGGREDLVSTLSVLALDADSPATILVSHHVEEIPPGFTHALLLRDGKVVAQGPLHEVVTEEALSATFAMPLVLTESDGRFAARRRNGRRAV